In Macadamia integrifolia cultivar HAES 741 chromosome 12, SCU_Mint_v3, whole genome shotgun sequence, the following are encoded in one genomic region:
- the LOC122058250 gene encoding aspartyl protease AED3-like encodes MTRTTLPLPLLVLSLLLSLYPSQGSTLTCGSSNHGSSSTLEVMHVYSPCSPFRPKQALSWEQSILDLAAKDEARLLYLSNLVARKSVVPVASGRQIIQSPTYIVRARFGTPAQPMFVAMDTSSDVAWIPCTGCVGCSSTVFNTARSTTYKPTGCSAPQCSQVPNPTCGGAACFFNLTYGSSTIAATVSQDRLVLATDPIPNYSFGCIKAATGNSIPPQGLLGLGRGPMSLLSQTKSLYQSTFSYCLPDFRSANFSGQLRLGPVAQPIRIKFTPLLTNPRRSSLYYVNMIGISVGRRLVNIPPSALAFNPTTGAGTIFDSGTVFTRLVQPAYIAVRDEFRRRIKAGPVSSLGGFDTCYMQPVVSPTITLHFTGMNVTLPQNNFLIHSTAGSITCLAMAATPDNVNSVLNVIANMQQQNHRVLYDVPNSRLGVARELCTH; translated from the coding sequence ATGACCAGGACAACACTACCACTCCCTCTACTAGTCCTCTCCCTCCTTCTCTCCCTCTACCCTTCTCAAGGTTCCACCCTCACCTGTGGCTCCTCCAACCATGGCTCCTCCTCCACCCTTGAAGTCATGCACGTCTACAGCCCATGCTCACCTTTCCGGCCCAAACAAGCCCTTTCCTGGGAACAATCCATCCTTGACTTAGCTGCAAAAGATGAAGCCCGGCTTCTCTATCTATCCAACCTTGTCGCTCGGAAATCCGTCGTTCCGGTCGCATCCGGCCGGCAAATTATCCAGAGCCCAACCTACATTGTCCGGGCCAGGTTTGGCACTCCGGCCCAGCCCATGTTTGTGGCCATGGACACCAGCAGTGATGTCGCTTGGATCCCCTGCACCGGCTGTGTAGGATGCTCTTCCACCGTCTTCAACACCGCCAGGTCAACAACTTATAAACCAACCGGGTGCTCCGCCCCGCAATGCTCCCAAGTCCCAAACCCCACTTGTGGCGGCGCCGCCTGCTTCTTTAACCTCACCTACGGCTCCTCCACAATCGCCGCCACCGTCTCGCAGGACAGACTTGTCCTCGCCACCGATCCCATCCCCAACTACTCCTTCGGCTGCATTAAAGCAGCTACCGGAAACTCCATTCCCCCTCAGGGCTTACTCGGACTCGGTCGAGGCCCCATGTCGTTACTCTCCCAAACCAAATCCCTCTACCAATCCACCTTCTCCTACTGCTTACCCGACTTCCGGTCCGCCAATTTCTCCGGTCAACTTCGGCTCGGACCAGTAGCTCAACCAATTCGAATCAAATTCACCCCACTCCTCACCAACCCAAGAAGATCCTCCCTCTACTACGTCAACATGATCGGAATCAGCGTCGGTCGCCGGCTAGTCAACATCCCGCCGAGCGCACTAGCCTTCAACCCGACAACCGGTGCCGGAACCATTTTCGACTCGGGCACGGTCTTCACTCGGTTAGTCCAACCGGCTTACATTGCCGTGAGAGACGAGTTCCGGCGACGGATCAAGGCCGGACCGGTGTCGTCGTTGGGTGGGTTCGATACATGTTATATGCAGCCGGTGGTGTCGCCGACGATAACTTTGCACTTTACCGGGATGAACGTGACGTTGCCTCAGAATAACTTTTTGATACATAGTACGGCGGGGAGTATAACTTGCTTGGCTATGGCGGCTACGCCGGATAATGTGAATTCGGTGCTGAATGTGATAGCGAATATGCAGCAGCAGAATCATAGAGTGCTTTATGATGTACCCAATTCGAGGTTGGGTGTAGCACGTGAACTCTGTACCCATtga